Within Flavobacterium pisciphilum, the genomic segment AAAAATGGAGAAAAGCTATATTATAACAACTCAGAAATGGAACTCTTACCTGAATCAAAAACAAAGTTTTTTAGAGCTGACAATAACGACAGAACTGTAGAATTTATACAAAATAAATCAGGTATTTACGATTCTATAATTTTGACAAAAGGAGGAGTGAGAGAAATTATAATGAAAAACAAACCATAAATACTATTTGTCTATTTCTTTTGCTTAATCTTATTTATACAAAAATAGCTTATATAAAGAAATCTTTATATAAGCTATTCTAATCAATATAGTTGTCTTACTGCTCCGTAACAGTTTCTTGTACTTTAAGAACATTAGGTCCCATAGCACTTGTAGTTGTCAATTGAATGAAATAAGTATAAGGTCCATTTGGGCTTCTTTCAGCAATGTAAGCACAATTCCATCCTGTGCCCCATTTTTGTCCTGAATCCCAGTTTTGGTTGTGTTCGTTATCCCAAGACCAAGCTTTAGTTTCTTTTGTAGGATCTGAAGGGAAACCCGCATTATATACGTGAATTTGCCCTTGTTGTGCTCTAAACGGTGAATTGGTACTCCATCGTAGCCATAAATTTCCACGAGACTCATAAGCCTCTAAGGACCAAGTAAATGTTGATTGTGACATAATAAAAAGTATTTGGGGATTTCCTACTCGTTTAAGGTTTTTCGGATGCGACCTGTTGTTTCATAATAAAACTATTTTATAGTTAGTTTTACAGGGCATCTAAATTAAACAAATATAACATACTGATTATGAGTGTTTTTACCTGTTTTTAAAAACAAGTAAAACTACTTCAGTAATTACTTACAGACCAAATACTTATACCATATATCAAACCATATATCATTAATTACAACTGTCGTCTTTCCCAAAAAGGATGTTTGTGCCAGCGTTGTTCCGATTGATATTGGTTTTGTAATAATGCAACTGATTTATTAAACAAAGCCATTTGAGAAGTAATATATTCAGACAATGAATCCGTATTACCATTTAAAGAATCCGAGATTGCATTGGCAGCATTATGACCACTTACCAGTGCATTTGTAATTCCAAAAGAAGTTAATGGGTCGTAAGTACATAATGCATCACCTACAGCAATCCATTGCTTACCACCTGGTTTTTCTAATAAAGAAGTTGTGGCGGTTTTAATGCGTACTTCGGTTGTTGAAGAAATTTTTGAAGGAAAATAATTTTTAAGATACTGGGTTGTAGCTACTTTATTGAACAACCAATCTTTTAGCAAAACTGACTTTGTAGTATGTAAATCGCTATCCGACATAAAATTGACAATTACCTTATTATTAGCTAGCGGAGCGGCATACCACCATCCGTCTTCTACTGCCTCTATAAAGGTCATTCCCTTTAAAGATTCCCCTGATTGCTCTGTAATAAAATAATAGGAAGCCAGATTATCGATGGTCTGCTTCTTAATTCCCATTTTTTTAGCCACTATTGAAGCTCTGCCACTACAATCGGCTATAAAATCGGCAGTAATTATTTTTGTACTATTATCAGAATCAGAACAACTTACGATAATTTTATTGTCTTCTTCTATAATGTTGGTAAGTCGGTGGTTTTCTAATAAAACTACACCTCTTTCGATAGCAACATCCTGAAGCTGTTTTTCAAAAAGCGTACGATTCAAATGCCTTCCGTCGCCGTAAGGTTCATTAAAAAAATAACGCTGGCGGAGCGATGAATCGCCCCACACAACGTTATTGCCTACATATAAGCTATGGTGCTCAGAAGCCAACACATCTCCCAAACTTAATTTTCGGAAGACGGTATTGGCACTTGGAGCCAATGATTCCCCAAGTTTAACGGTACTTTCCATATGATTGTTTATTACAACACAT encodes:
- a CDS encoding tryptophan 7-halogenase encodes the protein MIIGGGPAGLATAITLRKHNIPCVVINNHMESTVKLGESLAPSANTVFRKLSLGDVLASEHHSLYVGNNVVWGDSSLRQRYFFNEPYGDGRHLNRTLFEKQLQDVAIERGVVLLENHRLTNIIEEDNKIIVSCSDSDNSTKIITADFIADCSGRASIVAKKMGIKKQTIDNLASYYFITEQSGESLKGMTFIEAVEDGWWYAAPLANNKVIVNFMSDSDLHTTKSVLLKDWLFNKVATTQYLKNYFPSKISSTTEVRIKTATTSLLEKPGGKQWIAVGDALCTYDPLTSFGITNALVSGHNAANAISDSLNGNTDSLSEYITSQMALFNKSVALLQNQYQSEQRWHKHPFWERRQL